A DNA window from Mytilus edulis chromosome 14, xbMytEdul2.2, whole genome shotgun sequence contains the following coding sequences:
- the LOC139504230 gene encoding uncharacterized protein, translating into MLYKFRKINSPENKSKLLCGGLGYTFNRINNTCLSRCIGFVCLNNGLCILDIDGTPVCRCTADEKYVFSGDDCSTRGEKLELASEYIIAAACGSGGIIIIVAIIVCLVCKSRNHKERQEKDCYITEHDTLSYNHPSALFGRQRTPSNVYLSMRDSTYNVDDRRYTVVEDVKRNTGNTYIYNPSAETQQRPEEVKIKTSIYHMQFKPPIQT; encoded by the exons ATGTTATACA AGTTTCGGAAAATAAATAGTCCTGAGAACAAATCCAAATTACTTTGTGGTGGCTTAGGATATACATTCAACCGAATCAACAATACCTGTCTATCACGCTGTATTGGGTTTGTTTGTCTAAATAATGGTTTGTGTATATTGGATATAGATGGTACACCAGTATGTCG atGCACGGCAGATGAAAAATATGTCTTCTCAGGTGACGATTGCAGCACAAGAGGAGAAAAACTAGAACTTGCATCTGAGTATATCATTGCTGCCGCATGTGGAAGTGGTGGAATTATCATCATCGTCGCTATAATTGTTTGTTTAGTCTGCAAAAGTAgaaatcacaaagaaagacaagaGAAAGACTGTTATAT aaCAGAACACGATACTTTAAGTTATAACCATCCATCAGCACTTTTTGGACGTCAAAGGACACCTTCTAATGTGTACCTCTCTATGAGAGATAGTACATATAACGTTGACGACAGAAGGTATACTGTGGTCGAAGATGTAAAGAGAAACACAGGAAat ACATATATCTACAATCCGTCAGCAGAAACACAACAGAGACCAGAAGAGGTAAAAATAAAGACATCCATATATCATATGCAATTTAAACCACCAATACAAACTTAA
- the LOC139504231 gene encoding serine-rich adhesin for platelets-like: MISNSHTSTRSIGTSNKSGTSSSTVYSRNDPTASTHSIGTSNKSGTSSSTVNSRNDPTASTNSIGTSNKSGSSSTTVKTTNNPTASTSSNGTFNKSGSSSSTVKTTNTLTASTSSIGTSNKSRSSSSTVKTTNSPTASTSFIGTSNKSGSSSSTVKTTNNQSASTSSIGTSYKSGSSSSTVKTTHNQSVSTSSIDTSNKSGSSSSTATTTHYPTASTSSIGTSNKSGSSSSTVQTTNNPTASTSSIGTSNKSETSSSTVKATNNPTASIIDIATSNKSETSSSTVKTKKNPTASTNYIGTSNKSGSSSSTVKTTNNQTASTSSIGTYNKSGSSSTTVKTTYYPTASTSFIGTSKKSGSSSSTVKTTNNQSASTSSIGTSYKSGSSSSTVKTTHNQSVSTSSIDTSNKSGSSSSTATTTHYPTASTSSIGTSNKSGSSSSTVQTTNNPTASTSSIGTSNKSETSSSTVKATNNPTASIIDIATSNKSETSSSTVKTKKNPTASTSSIGTYNKSGSSSTTVKTTYYPTASTSFIGTSKKSGSSSSTVKTTNHPNASTRSIGTSNKSGSSSSTVKTTNHPTASTRSIGTSNKFGPSSSTVKTTNNPTASTSSIGTSNKSGSSSFTVKTTNNPTASTSSISTSNKSGSSSSTVQTTNHPNVSTSSIATSNKSGSSSSIVKTTNHPNASTSSIGTSNKSGSSSSTVKTTNNPTVSQSSIGTSNKSVSSFSTVKTTKNPTASTSSIGTSNKSGTSNKSGSSSSTVKTTNLPNASLRSIGTSNKSGSTSLTVKTSNHPTASTSSIGTSNKSGSSSSTVKPTNNPTVSPSSIGTSNKSVSSFSTVKPTNIQTASTSSIGTSSKSETSSSTVKTTNRPTASKSSIGTSNKSGSSSTTVKTTNYPTASTSFIGTSKKSESSSSTVKTTNHPNASTRSVGTSNKSGSSSSTVKTTNHPNASTRLIATSNKSRSSSSTVKTSNHPTASTSFIGTSNKSGSSSSTVKTTNHPNASTSSIGKSNKSGSASSTVKTTNYPTASTSSVGTSNKTGSSLPTVKTTHNPTASTSSIGTSNKSGSSSSTVKTTNNSTASTSSIGTSNKSETSSSTVKTTNSPTASKSSIGTSNKSGSSSATVKTTNYPTASTSSIGTSNKSGSSSSTVKTTNHPNAFTLSIGTSNKSGSSLSTVKMTNNHTASTSSIGTSNKSRSSSSNVKMTNYPTASTSSIGTSNKSGSSSSTVKTTNHPNAFTLSIGTSNKSGSSSSTVKMTNNHTASTSSIGTSNKSRSSSSNVKMTNNPTASTSSIGTSHKSGSSSSTVKTKNYPNASTSSIGTSNKSGPSSSTVKTTNHPNASTSSIGTSNKSRSSSSTVKTTNNPSGSTSSIGTSNKSVSSLSTVKTTNNSTASTSSIGTSNKSGLSSSTVKTTKNLTALTGSIGTSNKCGSSSSTVKTTNNPTASTSSIGLSNKSKTSSSTVKMTNNPTASTSSIRTSNKSGSSSSTVKTTNHPTPSTRSIGTSEKSGTTLSSKVNMAAP; this comes from the exons ATGATAAGCAACTCCCACACATCAACACGTTCTATCGGTACATCTAACAAGTCAGGAACATCATCGTCCACTGTCTATTCGAGAAATGATCCAACCGCATCAACACATTCTATTGGTACATCTAACAAGTCAGGAACATCATCGTCCACTGTCAATTCGAGAAATGATCCAACTGCATCAACAAATTCTATCGGTACATCTAACAAGTCAGGATCATCATCGACCACtgttaaaacgacaaataatCCAACTGCATCAACAAGTTCTAACGGTACATTTAACAAGTCAGGATCATCATCGTCCACTGTTAAAACGACAAATACTCTAACCGCATCAACAAGTTCTATCGGTACATCTAACAAGTCAAGATCATCATCGTCCACTGTTAAAACCACAAATAGTCCAACCGCATCAACAAGTTTTATCGGTACATCTAACAAGTCAGGATCATCATCTTCCACtgttaaaacgacaaataatCAATCTGCATCAACAAGTTCTATCGGTACATCTTACAAGTCAGGATCATCATCGTCCACTGTTAAAACAACACATAATCAATCTGTATCAACAAGTTCTATCGACACATCTAATAAGTCCGGATCATCATCGTCCACTGCTACAACAACACATTATCCAACCGCATCAACAAGTTCTATTGGTACATCTAACAAGTCAGGATCATCATCTTCCACTGTTCAAACGACAAATAATCCAACCGCATCAACAAGTTCTATCGGTACATCTAACAAGTCAGAAACATCATCGTCCACTGTCAAAGCGACAAATAATCCAACTGCATCAATAATTGATATCGCTACATCTAACAAGTCAGAAACATCATCATCCACTGTCAAAACGAAAAAGAATCCAACCGCATCAACAAATTATATCGGTACATCTAACAAGTCAGGATCATCATCGTCCACtgttaaaacgacaaataatCAAACTGCATCAACAAGTTCTATCGGTACATATAACAAGTCAGGATCATCATCGACCACTGTTAAAACGACATATTATCCAACTGCATCAACAAGTTTTATCGGTACATCTAAGAAGTCAGGATCATCATCTTCCACtgttaaaacgacaaataatCAATCTGCATCAACAAGTTCTATCGGTACATCTTACAAGTCAGGATCATCATCGTCCACTGTTAAAACAACACATAATCAATCTGTATCAACAAGTTCTATCGATACATCTAATAAGTCCGGATCATCATCGTCCACTGCTACAACAACACATTATCCAACCGCATCAACAAGTTCTATTGGTACATCTAACAAGTCAGGATCATCATCTTCCACTGTTCAAACGACAAATAATCCAACCGCATCAACAAGTTCTATCGGTACATCTAACAAGTCAGAAACATCATCGTCCACTGTCAAAGCGACAAATAATCCAACTGCATCAATAATTGATATCGCTACATCTAACAAGTCAGAAACATCATCATCCACTGTCAAAACGAAAAAGAATCCAACCGCATCAACAAGTTCTATCGGTACATATAACAAGTCAGGATCATCATCGACCACTGTTAAAACGACATATTATCCAACTGCATCAACAAGTTTTATCGGTACATCTAAGAAGTCAGGATCATCATCGTCCACTGTCAAAACGACAAATCATCCAAATGCATCAACACGTTCAATTGGTACATCTAACAAGTCAGGATCATCATCGTCCACTGTTAAAACGACAAATCATCCAACTGCATCAACACGTTCTATAGGTACATCTAACAAGTTCGGACCATCATCGTCCACtgttaaaacgacaaataatCCAACCGCATCAACAAGTTCTATCGGTACATCTAACAAGTCAGGATCATCATCGTTCACtgttaaaacgacaaataatCCAACTGCATCAACAAGTTCTATCAGTACATCTAACAAGTCCGGATCATCATCGTCCACTGTTCAAACGACAAATCATCCAAACGTATCCACAAGTTCTATCGCTACATCTAACAAGTCAGGATCATCATCGTCCATTGTTAAAACGACAAATCATCCAAACGCATCAACAAGTTCTATCGGTACATCTAACAAGTCCGGATCATCATCGTCCACtgttaaaacgacaaataatCCAACCGTATCACAAAGTTCTATTGGTACATCTAACAAGTCCGTATCATCATTTTCCACTGTTAAAACGACAAAAAATCCAACCGCATCAACAAGTTCTATCGGTACATCGAACAAGTCAGGTACATCTAACAAGTCAGGATCATCATCGTCCACTGTCAAAACGACAAATCTTCCAAACGCATCATTACGTTCCATTGGTACATCTAACAAGTCCGGATCAACATCGTTAACTGTCAAAACGTCAAATCATCCAACTGCATCAACAAGTTCTATCGGTACATCTAACAAATCAGGATCATCATCGTCCACTGTTAAACCGACAAATAATCCAACCGTATCACCAAGTTCTATTGGTACATCTAACAAGTCCGTATCATCATTTTCCACTGTTAAACCGACAAATATTCAAACCGCATCAACAAGTTCTATCGGTACATCTAGCAAGTCAGAAACATCATCGTCCACTGTCAAAACGACAAATAGACCAACCGCATCCAAAAGTTCTATCGGTACATCTAACAAGTCAGGATCATCATCGACCactgttaaaacgacaaattatCCAACTGCATCAACAAGTTTTATCGGTACATCTAAGAAGTCAGAATCATCATCGTCCACTGTCAAAACGACAAATCATCCAAACGCATCAACACGTTCAGTAGGTACATCTAACAAGTCAGGATCATCATCGTCCACTGTTAAAACGACAAATCATCCAAACGCATCAACACGTTTAATTGCTACATCTAACAAGTCCAGATCATCGTCGTCCACTGTTAAAACGTCAAATCATCCAACTGCATCAACAAGTTTTATCGGTACATCTAACAAATCAGGATCATCATCTTCCACTGTTAAAACGACAAATCATCCAAACGCATCAACAAGTTCTATCGGTAAATCTAACAAGTCAGGATCAGCATCGTCCactgttaaaacgacaaattatCCAACTGCATCAACAAGTTCTGTCGGTACCTCTAATAAGACAGGATCATCATTGCCCACTGTTAAAACGACACATAATCCAACTGCATCAACAAGTTCTATCGGTACATCTAACAAGTCCGGATCATCATCGTCCACtgttaaaacgacaaataatTCAACCGCATCAACAAGTTCTATCGGTACATCTAACAAGTCAGAAACATCATCGTCCACTGTCAAAACGACAAATAGTCCAACCGCATCAAAAAGCTCTATCGGTACATCTAACAAGTCAGGATCATCATCGGCCactgttaaaacgacaaattatCCAACTGCATCAACAAGTTCTATCGGTACATCTAATAAGTCAGGATCATCATCGTCCACTGTCAAAACGACAAATCATCCAAACGCATTTACACTTTCCATTGGTACATCTAACAAGTCAGGATCATCATTGTCCACtgttaaaatgacaaataatCACACCGCATCAACAAGTTCTATCGGTACATCCAACAAGTCCAGATCATCATCGTCCAATGTTAAAATGACAAATTATCCAACTGCATCAACAAGTTCTATCGGTACATCTAATAAGTCAGGATCATCATCGTCCACTGTCAAAACGACAAATCATCCAAACGCATTTACACTTTCCATTGGTACATCTAACAAGTCAGGATCATCATCGTCCACtgttaaaatgacaaataatCACACCGCATCAACAAGTTCTATCGGTACATCCAACAAGTCCAGATCATCATCGTCCAAtgttaaaatgacaaataatCCAACCGCATCAACAAGTTCTATTGGAACATCTCACAAGTCCGGATCATCCTCGTCCACTGTTAAAACGAAAAATTATCCCAATGCATCAACAAGTTCTATTGGTACATCTAACAAGTCAGGACCATCATCGTCCACTGTTAAAACGACAAATCATCCGAACGCATCAACAAGTTCTATCGGTACATCTAACAAGTCCAGATCATCATCTTCCACtgttaaaacgacaaataatCCATCTGGATCAACAAGCTCTATTGGTACATCTAACAAGTCAGTATCATCATTGTCCACtgttaaaacgacaaataatTCAACCGCATCAACAAGTTCTATCGGAACATCTAACAAGTCCGGATTATCATCGTCCACTGTTAAAACGACAAAAAATCTAACCGCATTAACAGGTTCTATCGGTACATCTAACAAGTGCGGATCATCATCTTCCACtgttaaaacgacaaataatCCAACCGCATCAACAAGTTCTATCGGTTTATCTAACAAGTCAAAAACATCATCGTCCACAGTCAAAATGACAAATAATCCAACTGCATCAACAAGTTCTATCCGTACATCTAACAAGTCCGGATCATCATCGTCCACTGTTAAAACGACAAATCATCCAACCCCATCAACACGTTCCATTGGTACTTCTGAGAAGTCAGGAACAACATTGTCTAGT aaagtcaacatggcggctccttag